A genomic region of Nitrosomonas ureae contains the following coding sequences:
- the gap gene encoding type I glyceraldehyde-3-phosphate dehydrogenase, which produces MTIKVGINGFGRIGRMVFRSAVQNFSDIEIVAINDLLEPDYLAYMLKHDSVHGRFQGDVSIDGNTLVVNGKRIRLTAIKDPAELKWSEVGAEVVIESTGLFLTKETCEKHLVAGAKKVIMSAPSKDDTPMFVYGVNDKSYKGESIISNASCTTNCLAPMAKVLNDKWGIKRGLMTTVHAATATQKTVDGPSNKDWRGGRGILENIIPSSTGAAKAVGVVIPELNKKLTGMAFRVPTSDVSVVDLTVELEKEASYDEICNAMKEASEGPMKGVLGYTDQKVVSTDFRGESCTSIFDAEAGMALDKSFVKVVAWYDNEWGYSTKVLEMVRTVAK; this is translated from the coding sequence ATGACAATAAAGGTTGGTATTAATGGATTTGGTCGTATCGGGCGTATGGTTTTCCGCTCAGCAGTACAGAATTTTTCTGATATTGAAATTGTAGCAATTAATGATTTATTAGAGCCTGATTATCTGGCTTATATGTTGAAACATGATTCAGTCCATGGCCGTTTCCAAGGTGATGTATCAATTGATGGAAATACATTAGTAGTTAATGGCAAAAGAATTCGTTTGACCGCAATTAAAGATCCTGCTGAATTGAAATGGAGCGAAGTGGGAGCTGAAGTTGTTATTGAATCTACTGGACTGTTCCTGACCAAGGAAACTTGCGAAAAGCACTTGGTAGCTGGTGCCAAAAAAGTCATTATGTCTGCCCCTTCAAAGGATGATACACCCATGTTTGTATATGGTGTAAATGACAAATCCTATAAAGGTGAAAGCATTATTTCCAACGCTTCCTGTACTACCAACTGCTTGGCGCCGATGGCTAAAGTATTGAACGACAAATGGGGCATTAAACGGGGATTGATGACTACAGTGCATGCGGCAACAGCAACTCAGAAAACTGTAGATGGTCCATCGAATAAAGATTGGCGTGGTGGACGTGGCATTCTGGAAAATATTATCCCGTCTTCAACGGGTGCTGCCAAGGCAGTAGGCGTGGTAATTCCTGAACTGAACAAAAAATTGACTGGCATGGCTTTTCGTGTCCCCACTTCAGATGTTTCAGTGGTTGACTTAACGGTCGAACTGGAAAAAGAAGCGAGTTACGATGAGATTTGTAATGCAATGAAGGAAGCTTCCGAAGGCCCAATGAAAGGTGTATTGGGTTATACCGATCAGAAAGTGGTTTCTACCGATTTCCGTGGTGAAAGCTGCACATCTATTTTTGATGCTGAAGCAGGCATGGCCTTGGATAAAAGTTTTGTTAAAGTAGTGGCATGGTACGACAATGAATGGGGTTATTCCACCAAGGTATTGGAGATGGTTCGTACCGTTGCCAAGTAA
- a CDS encoding phosphoglycerate kinase, with the protein MPVIKLVDLDLKGKRVFIRADLNVPVKDGKVTSDARITASMATINHCLKEGAKVMVTSHLGRPDEGIWTEENSLKPVADNIANRLGKPVRLIKDWMDGGFDVAAGELVVLENCRINKGEKKNLEETAQKYAKLCDVFVMDAFGTAHRAEASTHGIAKYALIACAGILLTEELEALTKALLNPARPMVAIVGGSKVSTKLTVLESLSEKVDQLVVGGGIANTFLKATGKNVGKSLCEDDLVSTAKNLMDKMAQRNASIPIAVDVVVGKKFDANEPAVLKDADSVADDEMIFDIGPRSAQELADIIMKAGTVVWNGPVGVFEFDQFGGGTEKIARAIAETKAFTLAGGGDTIAAIQKYDIYNKVSYISTAGGAFLEFLEGKKLPAVEILEMRAN; encoded by the coding sequence GTGCCTGTTATTAAACTTGTTGACCTTGACCTAAAAGGTAAGCGTGTATTCATACGCGCTGATCTAAACGTGCCTGTAAAGGATGGCAAAGTAACCTCGGACGCCCGCATTACCGCCTCTATGGCGACGATTAATCATTGCCTCAAAGAAGGTGCCAAGGTAATGGTAACTTCTCATCTGGGGCGTCCTGATGAAGGAATATGGACCGAAGAAAATTCCTTAAAGCCCGTTGCTGATAATATCGCCAACCGCCTAGGAAAACCGGTTCGACTAATCAAAGACTGGATGGACGGTGGATTTGATGTTGCTGCTGGAGAGTTGGTAGTACTTGAAAATTGCCGTATTAACAAAGGGGAAAAGAAAAATCTCGAGGAAACTGCGCAGAAATACGCAAAATTATGTGATGTGTTTGTAATGGATGCCTTCGGCACCGCGCACCGTGCAGAAGCTTCAACTCATGGCATCGCGAAATATGCCCTGATAGCTTGTGCAGGAATTTTACTGACTGAAGAGCTGGAAGCTTTAACTAAAGCGCTGTTGAATCCGGCTCGTCCCATGGTTGCTATAGTAGGCGGTTCGAAAGTTTCTACCAAACTTACCGTACTTGAGTCGCTGTCCGAAAAAGTGGATCAATTGGTTGTTGGCGGCGGCATCGCTAATACTTTTCTTAAAGCCACCGGCAAGAATGTCGGTAAGTCATTGTGTGAAGACGATTTGGTTTCAACGGCTAAAAATTTGATGGATAAAATGGCCCAACGCAATGCATCAATCCCGATTGCAGTTGATGTTGTGGTTGGTAAGAAATTTGATGCTAATGAACCGGCTGTATTGAAAGATGCCGATAGCGTGGCAGATGATGAAATGATTTTCGACATCGGTCCAAGAAGTGCACAGGAATTAGCGGATATCATTATGAAAGCCGGCACGGTAGTATGGAACGGTCCCGTGGGTGTATTTGAATTTGATCAGTTTGGTGGCGGAACCGAGAAGATTGCACGAGCAATTGCAGAAACCAAGGCATTCACGCTGGCAGGCGGCGGCGATACCATTGCAGCCATTCAAAAATATGATATTTATAACAAAGTCTCTTATATCTCTACGGCAGGGGGTGCCTTTTTAGAATTTTTAGAAGGCAAAAAGCTGCCCGCAGTAGAAATCCTGGAAATGCGCGCTAACTGA